From a single Paenibacillus sp. FSL R5-0345 genomic region:
- a CDS encoding sensor histidine kinase has translation MYRYNLFTKIVSIMVIMLIPITILYFYSNKTTTDVLRTELNTSNSNQLSFFQNQVESNMELLSSWPILLIHDPDILSLKDTYLKGTHLNLDAINLIKRIQTKISIQESSSNWKSKLYLYSPSIHRMVSENDAIPYSDEDLKREVKSGWHVEKIAEQDGDHFVFSWFSFTPFMSEFSPEKVNTIMKVEFDSRNIEDMLDKFKSDGRRDPFYYKQGTGLIFNRSADKLLAEELVERLEQEQLRESENRTVNIKGESYSVNIVYSDKMGWYLIDYMPLSEILHPIQTSNRLFYFAIGALLLMSCLVAYLLYVQVQVPVRLLVGGFQRLKQGDYSTRVEIKGKNEFSFLSGRFNSMVEQIQMLIENVLMEKIHVREARLKQLQSQINPHFFYNCFSFITSMAKLDNMGAVVGMSHNLSRYYRYTTRQERDLVALSEETEFVTHYLEIQKMRMSRLQYEVHIPQQMRKRDLPPLVLQPLVENAVIHGIEPVSKEGLVRITGSCNGRVMVLTVDDDGKGMTPEEIIELENKLGKAMDEEMGCGLWNVHQRMRLRFGEDAGLTIAPSPLGGLQVKLQWLLPLTDNNTDDI, from the coding sequence GTGTATAGATATAATTTATTTACCAAAATCGTGAGTATCATGGTCATCATGCTAATTCCAATTACGATTCTCTACTTTTATTCCAATAAGACGACCACGGATGTGCTACGTACGGAGTTAAATACTTCGAACAGCAATCAGCTGAGTTTTTTTCAGAATCAAGTAGAGAGCAACATGGAACTATTGTCCTCTTGGCCGATCCTGCTAATTCATGATCCTGATATTTTGAGTCTAAAGGATACTTATTTGAAGGGAACGCATTTGAACCTGGATGCGATAAACCTGATCAAGCGGATTCAGACCAAAATCAGTATCCAAGAAAGCTCCTCCAACTGGAAGAGTAAATTGTATCTATATTCACCGTCCATCCATCGAATGGTTTCAGAGAATGATGCAATACCGTATTCGGATGAGGATCTAAAGCGGGAAGTAAAGTCAGGCTGGCATGTAGAGAAGATCGCTGAGCAGGATGGCGACCATTTTGTATTCTCTTGGTTTTCTTTTACACCCTTTATGTCAGAGTTCTCTCCTGAAAAGGTCAATACGATTATGAAGGTGGAGTTCGATAGCCGTAACATCGAAGATATGCTGGATAAATTCAAAAGTGATGGCAGGAGAGATCCCTTTTATTATAAACAGGGTACTGGACTTATCTTTAACCGCAGTGCCGACAAGCTGCTAGCTGAAGAGTTGGTAGAAAGGCTGGAACAAGAGCAGCTGAGGGAGAGCGAGAATCGTACTGTGAACATAAAAGGTGAGTCCTACAGTGTGAACATCGTCTATTCGGATAAAATGGGCTGGTATTTAATCGACTATATGCCGTTGTCAGAAATACTGCATCCGATTCAGACCTCCAACCGCTTATTCTATTTTGCTATTGGTGCATTGTTATTAATGAGCTGTCTCGTAGCCTATCTATTATATGTTCAGGTGCAAGTGCCCGTTAGGTTGTTGGTTGGCGGTTTCCAGAGGCTGAAGCAAGGGGACTACTCAACGCGGGTGGAAATCAAAGGGAAGAATGAGTTCAGCTTCCTATCCGGACGGTTTAACAGTATGGTAGAACAGATTCAGATGCTGATAGAGAACGTGTTAATGGAAAAAATCCATGTTCGAGAAGCTAGATTAAAGCAGCTTCAATCTCAGATTAATCCGCATTTCTTCTATAATTGCTTCTCATTTATTACAAGTATGGCGAAGCTCGATAATATGGGTGCTGTCGTTGGGATGTCGCATAATTTATCCCGTTATTACAGATATACGACTCGCCAGGAACGTGATTTAGTCGCTTTATCCGAAGAAACGGAGTTTGTGACTCACTATCTGGAGATCCAAAAAATGAGGATGAGCAGACTTCAGTATGAAGTTCATATCCCGCAGCAAATGCGGAAAAGAGATCTTCCACCGCTGGTGCTTCAACCTTTGGTTGAGAATGCAGTGATTCATGGGATAGAGCCTGTCTCTAAAGAGGGGCTAGTGCGAATTACGGGCTCATGTAACGGAAGAGTCATGGTACTAACGGTTGATGATGACGGAAAAGGCATGACCCCAGAGGAAATTATCGAATTAGAAAACAAGCTAGGCAAGGCGATGGATGAAGAAATGGGCTGCGGGCTTTGGAATGTGCATCAGAGAATGCGGCTGCGTTTTGGTGAGGATGCAGGGTTGACTATTGCACCATCACCACTCGGTGGATTACAGGTTAAACTTCAGTGGTTATTACCCCTAACTGACAATAATACGGATGACATCTAG
- a CDS encoding PstS family phosphate ABC transporter substrate-binding protein, giving the protein MKESFWMKESFWTKLLFSFFAVGVIAFLGFIGSIITALYGGLMFYTPLVAVLSVVIAIYVVLLIFNVLSRRTSNIVLLSILGLSVLVTAGYEIKQAYINSIATVDDREVNLVQYEPFAENTKAVNLDKPSTYRIDSNLPKLDGATALYPLYSAFVQSAYPEGSYNAYDFQKSQVICSSTPEAYKRLIEGETDIIFVAAPSLAQQKQAKLKGVELNLTPIGREAFVFFVNKRNDVTGLSTAQLKDIYAGEITNWKDVGGPNNRIRAFQRPEDSGSQTMLQKFMGDTPLMTPPKEDVADIMSGIIQQTSSYRNYKNALGYSFLFYASEMNQSGEITLLAVDGVTPDKQSIRNGEYPLATEFYAVTAGSDNPNIQPFLDWIQSAEGQELVEKTGYTSIK; this is encoded by the coding sequence ATGAAAGAATCATTTTGGATGAAGGAGTCCTTCTGGACGAAGTTATTGTTCTCCTTTTTTGCTGTCGGAGTCATAGCTTTTTTAGGATTTATAGGTTCGATAATTACCGCGCTTTACGGGGGACTAATGTTTTATACTCCACTTGTGGCGGTTTTATCTGTGGTGATAGCCATTTATGTTGTACTCCTTATATTTAATGTGTTATCCCGAAGAACAAGCAATATTGTATTGTTATCCATCCTCGGACTTAGTGTGCTCGTAACCGCAGGATATGAGATCAAACAAGCATATATCAACAGTATTGCCACGGTCGATGATCGAGAAGTTAATCTGGTACAATACGAACCTTTTGCCGAGAATACCAAAGCAGTCAATTTGGATAAACCTTCTACATATCGTATCGATAGCAACCTACCAAAATTGGATGGCGCAACCGCACTTTACCCACTCTATTCAGCTTTTGTGCAATCTGCTTATCCTGAGGGCAGCTATAATGCATATGATTTTCAAAAAAGCCAAGTGATTTGCAGCAGCACGCCCGAAGCTTACAAAAGACTAATTGAAGGTGAGACGGATATCATTTTTGTTGCGGCTCCTTCTCTCGCACAGCAGAAACAAGCAAAACTAAAAGGTGTCGAGCTGAACCTCACACCGATCGGTCGTGAGGCATTCGTATTTTTTGTAAATAAACGAAATGACGTAACTGGACTTTCCACCGCTCAGCTCAAAGATATTTACGCGGGTGAGATCACCAATTGGAAAGATGTAGGAGGCCCCAATAACCGAATTCGCGCTTTTCAACGACCAGAGGATAGTGGGAGCCAGACGATGCTGCAAAAGTTTATGGGGGACACTCCGCTTATGACACCACCTAAGGAAGATGTGGCAGATATTATGAGCGGAATCATTCAACAAACCTCCAGCTATCGCAATTATAAAAACGCACTCGGTTACAGCTTCTTATTCTATGCATCGGAAATGAATCAAAGCGGGGAAATTACACTACTAGCCGTAGATGGTGTAACACCCGACAAGCAGAGTATTCGCAATGGAGAATACCCTTTGGCTACAGAGTTTTATGCTGTAACAGCTGGAAGTGATAACCCAAATATCCAGCCCTTTCTAGATTGGATTCAATCTGCTGAGGGTCAGGAATTGGTAGAGAAAACTGGTTATACCTCTATAAAATAA
- a CDS encoding (2Fe-2S) ferredoxin domain-containing protein translates to MTTWNLQGTVSHLLICNGSSCKKHKGEEVAEAIEDEIEKQGAQSLIHTTVTRCNGRCSDSCVVIAYPEGVWYKEITPKLAKSLVRKHLQGEKLEDHLLYTYDGQLIAVDDKGAKGKKKK, encoded by the coding sequence ATGACAACTTGGAATTTACAAGGAACCGTAAGTCATTTGTTGATATGTAATGGTAGCAGCTGCAAGAAACACAAAGGTGAGGAAGTAGCTGAAGCGATAGAAGATGAGATTGAGAAGCAAGGTGCACAGAGTCTTATTCATACGACGGTAACTCGTTGTAATGGTAGATGTTCAGATTCCTGCGTTGTGATTGCATACCCTGAAGGGGTTTGGTATAAAGAGATCACTCCCAAATTAGCGAAGTCGTTAGTACGGAAGCATTTACAGGGTGAGAAACTTGAAGATCATCTACTGTATACATATGATGGTCAGCTGATTGCAGTGGATGACAAGGGAGCTAAAGGGAAGAAGAAAAAATAG
- a CDS encoding DMT family transporter, translating into MSNVTASSSANKVSSTSPLRSGFWLVVFGAALWGVDPLFRIILLKSLTSSQIVLLEHVVLFLAASPVLWRHRAELKGIGFRQIGALLIVSWGGSAGATILFTMALSSGDLNAVLLLQKLQPIFAIGLAALILKERLPKNFGILITVALVGTYLLTFGWSIPFGHVNNFIGVSSLMALGAAALWGGSTVMGRYLLGSMKYETVTSLRFILALPLLFVITTLEGAPWQINGGFGASAAIAINLLLQALLPGLLSMLMYYKGLSTTKASFATLAELSFPMTGVIINWIVFQQLVTLPQIIGFALIWTALFFISSQQTKPQTL; encoded by the coding sequence ATGAGTAATGTAACAGCTTCATCATCAGCTAATAAGGTAAGCAGCACGTCGCCATTACGCAGTGGGTTTTGGCTCGTTGTGTTCGGTGCAGCACTATGGGGCGTTGATCCGCTCTTTCGTATTATCCTCTTAAAATCTTTGACCTCATCGCAAATTGTTCTTTTGGAGCATGTGGTGCTTTTCTTGGCTGCTTCCCCTGTTCTTTGGCGTCACCGGGCGGAGTTAAAAGGCATTGGATTTCGCCAGATTGGAGCTTTGCTAATTGTTTCCTGGGGAGGTTCTGCCGGGGCAACCATTCTATTTACAATGGCTCTTTCCAGTGGGGACTTGAATGCAGTACTGTTGCTGCAAAAGCTTCAGCCGATATTCGCTATCGGTCTTGCAGCCTTAATTCTTAAAGAACGTCTGCCTAAAAATTTCGGAATCCTCATAACTGTGGCACTGGTAGGAACCTATCTGTTAACCTTTGGCTGGAGTATCCCATTTGGACATGTGAATAACTTTATCGGTGTTAGCAGTTTGATGGCTTTAGGAGCCGCTGCACTGTGGGGTGGATCTACAGTAATGGGTCGTTACCTGCTTGGGTCTATGAAATATGAGACAGTGACTTCCCTGAGATTTATATTGGCGCTGCCTTTGCTCTTCGTGATTACCACACTAGAAGGAGCTCCTTGGCAGATTAATGGCGGGTTTGGCGCATCTGCTGCTATTGCTATTAATTTGTTGCTACAGGCCTTGCTGCCAGGACTACTCAGTATGCTTATGTATTACAAAGGACTTAGCACTACCAAAGCTTCCTTCGCTACATTGGCTGAATTAAGCTTTCCTATGACGGGAGTAATCATTAACTGGATCGTATTCCAGCAGCTCGTCACCCTACCGCAAATTATCGGATTTGCGTTGATCTGGACCGCTTTATTCTTTATATCGAGTCAACAAACTAAACCGCAAACACTCTGA
- a CDS encoding GNAT family N-acetyltransferase: MFWILQDMGLEQIRDLIQKLVEYVKDHDFPGVSGEPETAQLFAEAFCEFHEKFFHTYMMLEAYHCLVVKKPANVEGYLRLATEEYSTTIAEFMAGFSEDAFGKPVQPKLMFPMAKEAASSGRLYLWGVDDIPVSMANIAHQTSRHARIIDVYTLRAHRKKGYASAIVAEICSQLLHEEVTPVLYADAKNPDSNKVYQSIGFVEAGKIADIKFDLRP, translated from the coding sequence ATGTTCTGGATCTTACAGGATATGGGACTGGAACAGATAAGAGATCTGATACAGAAGCTAGTCGAGTATGTGAAGGATCATGACTTTCCAGGCGTGTCAGGTGAGCCAGAAACGGCACAGTTATTTGCGGAAGCTTTTTGTGAATTTCATGAGAAATTTTTTCATACATATATGATGCTTGAGGCTTATCACTGCCTAGTGGTAAAGAAGCCCGCAAATGTTGAAGGATACTTACGACTTGCGACTGAAGAATACAGTACTACGATTGCAGAATTCATGGCAGGCTTCTCAGAGGATGCTTTTGGCAAACCTGTTCAGCCTAAATTGATGTTCCCAATGGCTAAAGAGGCTGCTAGCTCAGGGAGGTTGTATCTATGGGGTGTAGATGATATCCCAGTCTCTATGGCTAACATCGCTCACCAGACTTCGAGACATGCTCGAATAATTGATGTATATACGCTTCGCGCTCATCGAAAAAAAGGGTATGCTAGCGCAATCGTGGCAGAAATATGTTCACAATTGCTCCATGAAGAGGTAACACCAGTGCTTTATGCGGATGCCAAAAACCCGGATTCCAACAAAGTATATCAATCGATTGGTTTTGTGGAGGCGGGCAAAATCGCGGACATCAAATTTGACTTGCGCCCCTAA
- a CDS encoding N-acetylmuramoyl-L-alanine amidase family protein: protein MKKFGFLALLLLLLVLVHPGTGYAGSAETHINLDGNDLEISKDAQVQIVNGSVMVPLRLVAEQLGYTVKWDNVTKTAIIEQKGTTLKLIVNNAMAEASGKQVKLDNPPFLSGSTTLVPLRFVGEQTGTTVGWDNVTKTVYLTSPAPEIGGDDAETTVPDTSVTAPSNNGSNGNTATDRDTSTTALTNLSFVDNKLILAVNGSVTPSVFTMTDKDRIVVDLPNTSFGDSFHQNLSVGKNQSGQLTIAEYPNVSTIRYSLFSSSPSTIRIVIDLNSPNSYSLINANDGLIIVDLNGTSVTTPETTLPEVPVTTSPPATGNTDKKVIVIDAGHGGKDPGSSSVNKLKEKDFTLPTALKIAELLKKEPNIEVVLTRSDDTYPTLQDRSNLANKVKADLFISVHANSIPVGGKSNPSGTETYYTRNDSLLFAQTVHKYLSVATGLQDRGVRQANYHVTRETKMPAILLECGYLSNTKDEALLYTADFQNKVASAVVSGIKEYLGR, encoded by the coding sequence ATGAAGAAGTTTGGTTTTTTGGCGTTACTGCTGCTTTTGTTGGTGCTAGTTCATCCAGGAACTGGTTATGCCGGCTCTGCAGAGACACACATCAATCTAGACGGCAATGATCTTGAGATTTCAAAAGACGCACAGGTTCAAATTGTAAATGGAAGCGTGATGGTTCCACTTCGCCTCGTTGCGGAGCAGCTTGGTTATACCGTGAAATGGGATAACGTGACCAAGACTGCAATCATTGAGCAAAAAGGAACTACATTAAAGCTTATTGTGAATAATGCGATGGCAGAAGCTTCAGGGAAACAAGTAAAATTGGACAACCCTCCGTTTCTCAGCGGTAGCACAACCCTCGTACCTTTAAGATTCGTTGGAGAGCAGACAGGAACCACTGTCGGTTGGGATAATGTTACTAAAACGGTATATTTAACTTCTCCAGCACCCGAGATTGGCGGAGACGATGCAGAAACTACAGTTCCAGATACATCTGTAACCGCACCCTCCAATAACGGATCCAATGGTAACACAGCAACTGACAGAGATACATCGACTACAGCACTCACTAATCTTAGCTTCGTCGATAACAAACTAATCCTTGCGGTGAACGGTAGTGTAACACCTAGTGTATTCACTATGACAGATAAGGACCGGATTGTCGTAGATTTACCAAACACCAGCTTTGGCGACAGCTTTCATCAGAACCTTTCCGTCGGAAAAAACCAAAGTGGACAGTTGACGATTGCCGAATATCCTAATGTCTCAACCATTCGTTATTCATTATTCAGTAGTTCTCCATCTACGATCCGGATCGTTATTGATCTGAACAGCCCTAACAGCTATAGCTTGATAAATGCTAACGATGGACTTATTATAGTGGATCTAAATGGGACTAGCGTTACAACTCCTGAAACCACCTTACCTGAAGTGCCGGTTACAACGTCTCCGCCAGCTACCGGCAACACAGATAAGAAGGTAATCGTCATTGATGCAGGACATGGTGGGAAAGATCCAGGGAGTTCAAGTGTTAACAAGCTTAAAGAGAAAGATTTCACCTTACCAACAGCATTGAAAATTGCAGAATTACTAAAGAAAGAGCCAAATATCGAGGTTGTGCTCACTCGAAGTGATGATACATACCCGACTCTGCAGGATAGATCTAACCTGGCCAATAAGGTAAAGGCTGATCTGTTCATCTCTGTTCATGCCAATAGTATCCCGGTGGGTGGTAAGAGCAACCCTAGCGGCACAGAGACCTACTACACGCGTAATGATAGCTTGTTATTCGCTCAAACCGTTCATAAATATCTCTCAGTCGCTACCGGTCTTCAGGATCGAGGGGTTCGTCAAGCGAATTATCATGTAACAAGAGAAACTAAAATGCCTGCCATTCTATTAGAATGTGGTTACTTAAGTAATACCAAGGATGAAGCCCTACTCTACACCGCAGACTTTCAGAACAAAGTAGCGAGTGCCGTAGTTTCAGGGATCAAGGAATATTTAGGTCGATAA
- a CDS encoding carboxylesterase/lipase family protein, producing the protein MVGPIAVTSYGKLQGREEGGVNVWRGIPFAAPPVGGLRFRAPQLPEAWSGIRDASEFGPVSHQPADKKGTRFGGLTPRHAEDCLYLNVWSPASQGEALPVMVWIHGGTFVTGAGSQPQFDGTSFAEHGNVVLVTINYRLGPFGFMHLSSLGDGFASNQGLLDQIAALEWVKLNIAAFGGDPQRVTVFGESAGSMSIAALLAMPAAKGLFAGAIMQSGAAQTLPNQQGKDIAIALLTELGISPKGDTSLLNTFSAEQIIEAATRMTIKLTGGSIGMLFQPVIDGDTLPQDPAQAVALGSAQGIPLLIGTNRDEGNLFFRGETPGADFDESLKALEQMMGTGSLAEVASHYSSTWEGQAEILTDLYFWGTSISLAENQLAHAPVWMYRFDGTVPGHPLLNKAVHGAEIAYAFNNLSHVTRLGAEITPAMQKLADSMHAAWIAFAHRGNPATAELSWPEYTLEERATLIFDEEMRVTKDPDSEKRKRIVSILV; encoded by the coding sequence ATGGTAGGACCGATAGCAGTAACCTCTTACGGTAAGCTTCAAGGACGAGAGGAGGGTGGCGTGAACGTTTGGCGTGGAATCCCTTTTGCCGCTCCGCCAGTTGGAGGGCTTCGATTTCGTGCGCCGCAGCTACCAGAAGCTTGGAGCGGAATTAGAGATGCTTCTGAATTTGGTCCAGTTAGCCATCAGCCAGCGGATAAGAAAGGTACGCGTTTCGGCGGCTTAACGCCTCGCCATGCTGAGGATTGTTTATACTTAAATGTATGGTCACCTGCGTCCCAAGGCGAGGCACTTCCTGTAATGGTCTGGATTCATGGGGGGACATTTGTGACTGGTGCGGGTAGTCAGCCACAGTTTGACGGCACTAGCTTCGCGGAGCACGGGAATGTGGTCTTGGTGACGATTAATTATCGATTGGGACCGTTTGGTTTTATGCATCTGTCTTCACTTGGTGACGGATTTGCTTCAAATCAAGGCTTGCTGGATCAAATTGCCGCACTGGAATGGGTAAAGCTTAATATTGCCGCCTTTGGAGGCGACCCGCAGCGAGTCACGGTATTCGGAGAATCAGCTGGCAGTATGAGTATCGCCGCACTATTGGCTATGCCTGCTGCGAAGGGATTATTTGCAGGGGCGATTATGCAAAGTGGAGCTGCTCAAACGTTGCCAAATCAGCAAGGAAAAGATATTGCAATAGCACTACTTACTGAACTAGGTATTTCTCCTAAGGGAGATACTAGCTTACTTAATACATTCTCAGCGGAACAAATTATTGAAGCAGCCACAAGAATGACCATTAAATTAACGGGTGGTTCAATAGGCATGTTATTTCAGCCTGTCATTGATGGGGATACGCTTCCTCAAGATCCTGCGCAGGCTGTAGCATTAGGATCGGCGCAGGGTATCCCATTGCTCATAGGAACCAATCGAGATGAGGGTAATTTATTTTTCAGGGGAGAAACACCTGGTGCAGATTTTGATGAATCGCTCAAGGCGCTGGAGCAGATGATGGGAACTGGAAGTTTAGCGGAGGTTGCCAGTCACTATTCTTCTACATGGGAGGGACAGGCGGAGATTCTAACGGATCTTTATTTCTGGGGAACCTCTATATCCTTAGCAGAGAATCAATTGGCCCATGCGCCTGTCTGGATGTATCGTTTTGATGGGACAGTTCCTGGTCATCCACTGTTAAATAAGGCAGTACATGGTGCGGAAATTGCCTATGCTTTTAACAATCTGTCTCATGTAACTCGCTTGGGAGCGGAAATTACACCGGCGATGCAAAAATTGGCTGACAGTATGCATGCGGCATGGATTGCCTTTGCTCATCGAGGAAACCCAGCTACAGCTGAGCTATCATGGCCTGAGTATACGCTGGAAGAACGTGCAACTTTGATCTTTGATGAAGAGATGCGAGTAACTAAAGATCCCGATTCAGAGAAACGCAAGAGAATTGTCTCTATCTTGGTGTGA
- a CDS encoding AI-2E family transporter, producing the protein MERLQVWPEKFKKFFLNNKFVVSLLILLLTGLTILVFSKIPFIFTPISVLLHTVAAPLLLSGIAYYLLNPLVDRMEKRFRMKRVYAIIILYLIIAGIITLILVMVIPILRTQLSGLIDDFPRYSDLIQERFMNLTGSEFFGQVQDSIGTNLSEITSKITAWGTSFLNNALTGVGSFVGAVTEIVLAVVTTPFILFYLLRDGKRLPDYILKFVPTALQPQTRMVMSEMNAQVSSYIRGQIIVSCCIGALLYIGYLIIGLEYSLVLAIAAACTAVVPYLGPAIAITPALIVAMVTSPFMLLKMIIVWTAVQLIEGKFISPQIMGKTLKIHPITIIFVIIFAGKMFGILGIILAVPGYAVLKVVFTHIFQWFRFQSGLYKQIEENKE; encoded by the coding sequence ATGGAGAGGCTGCAGGTGTGGCCGGAGAAGTTTAAAAAGTTTTTTCTGAACAATAAATTTGTGGTAAGCTTACTTATTTTATTGTTAACTGGGTTAACTATCCTAGTGTTCTCAAAGATACCGTTTATTTTCACTCCTATATCTGTATTGCTGCACACAGTGGCTGCACCATTGTTACTATCGGGTATCGCTTATTACTTGCTGAATCCGCTAGTAGACCGAATGGAAAAAAGATTCAGGATGAAACGTGTATATGCAATCATCATTCTTTATTTGATAATTGCGGGCATCATCACGCTGATTCTGGTCATGGTGATTCCAATTCTTCGAACGCAATTATCTGGTTTGATCGACGATTTTCCAAGGTATAGTGACTTGATTCAGGAACGGTTTATGAACCTGACAGGCAGCGAATTCTTTGGTCAAGTACAAGATAGTATAGGAACCAACCTAAGTGAAATTACCAGTAAAATTACGGCTTGGGGCACTTCTTTTCTGAATAATGCACTAACAGGTGTAGGGAGCTTCGTCGGAGCCGTTACGGAGATTGTTCTGGCGGTGGTAACAACACCGTTTATTCTATTCTACTTGCTTCGTGATGGAAAAAGATTGCCGGATTACATTTTGAAATTTGTACCTACCGCGCTGCAGCCGCAAACTCGGATGGTAATGTCGGAAATGAACGCCCAGGTATCTTCCTATATTCGAGGACAAATTATAGTAAGCTGCTGCATTGGTGCGCTGCTCTATATTGGCTATTTGATTATTGGTCTGGAGTATTCACTTGTTCTTGCCATTGCCGCTGCTTGTACAGCAGTTGTTCCTTATTTGGGTCCGGCAATTGCTATTACACCGGCATTAATTGTGGCTATGGTCACTTCACCATTTATGCTGCTGAAGATGATCATCGTCTGGACGGCTGTACAGCTGATTGAAGGAAAGTTTATCTCTCCGCAAATTATGGGCAAGACTCTGAAGATTCATCCGATCACGATCATTTTTGTGATTATTTTTGCCGGAAAAATGTTCGGCATTCTTGGTATTATCCTTGCAGTTCCTGGTTACGCGGTACTCAAGGTCGTATTTACACATATTTTTCAATGGTTCCGGTTCCAGTCCGGATTGTATAAGCAGATTGAAGAGAATAAGGAATAA
- a CDS encoding VOC family protein, protein MQVQGFNHVTVNVSDLSRSLNFYTGILGLQLIHKGNTDAYLEWGSAWICLIEKPEFTKSIDSVIGIDHIAFSIAEEHFEEAVHILQAHEVRLIRGPVKRGVGWTVNFLDPDGIQLELHTSNLKERMGVWK, encoded by the coding sequence ATGCAGGTCCAAGGATTTAATCATGTGACGGTAAATGTGAGTGATTTATCACGTTCGTTGAATTTCTATACAGGTATTTTGGGTCTTCAGCTAATCCACAAGGGAAACACAGATGCCTATCTGGAATGGGGAAGTGCGTGGATTTGCCTCATTGAAAAGCCTGAATTTACCAAATCCATAGATAGTGTAATTGGGATAGACCATATTGCCTTTAGCATAGCGGAGGAACATTTCGAGGAAGCTGTTCATATATTGCAAGCCCACGAAGTGCGATTGATCAGGGGACCTGTTAAACGGGGAGTTGGCTGGACGGTTAACTTTCTCGACCCAGACGGTATACAGCTGGAGCTGCATACCTCCAATCTAAAAGAACGAATGGGCGTTTGGAAATAA